The Streptomyces nitrosporeus genome includes a window with the following:
- a CDS encoding DUF4396 domain-containing protein, with amino-acid sequence MDHSAHHAGTTHDHDAHRTPGAHGGHHMGGVTWRTAMKATLHCLTGCAIGEILGMAIGTALLWGNVPTMILAIVLAFVFGYSLTLFAVRKAGLGLKAAIKVALAADTVSIVVMELVDNGIIALVPGAMDAHLDEALFWTSLLGGFVIAFLLTTPVNKWMIGRGKGHAVVHAYH; translated from the coding sequence ATGGATCACAGCGCACACCACGCCGGCACCACGCACGACCACGACGCGCACCGGACACCCGGAGCCCACGGCGGCCACCACATGGGCGGGGTCACGTGGAGGACCGCCATGAAGGCGACGCTGCACTGCCTGACCGGGTGCGCCATCGGTGAGATCCTCGGCATGGCGATCGGCACGGCCCTGCTGTGGGGCAACGTCCCGACCATGATTCTGGCCATCGTGCTGGCCTTCGTGTTCGGCTACTCGCTGACCCTGTTCGCGGTCCGTAAGGCGGGCTTGGGCCTCAAGGCCGCGATCAAGGTGGCGCTGGCCGCCGACACCGTCTCCATCGTCGTCATGGAACTGGTCGACAACGGGATCATCGCCCTGGTCCCCGGGGCGATGGACGCGCACCTGGACGAGGCCCTGTTCTGGACGTCCCTGCTGGGGGGTTTCGTGATCGCCTTCCTGCTGACGACCCCGGTGAACAAGTGGATGATCGGCCGCGGCAAGGGTCACGCGGTCGTCCACGCCTACCACTGA
- a CDS encoding effector-associated constant component EACC1, producing MRVTLSVDVGDKDVDGAHDDLYQWLRQDPDLRAFVRREYPAAPPDGAMGALGELISLLLAPGGPTAAVGAAVVVWLQGRRGSQTVTLTLPDGTQVVVSSEKVRGLTAEGTSELAERVAAALRQERDPRPVPGTRGAEGPEEAQDARDAERAREAEGDRGAERAREPEGSQGAGGIRMPGGAPQGTGRAGPSGEAG from the coding sequence ATGAGAGTGACACTGTCCGTCGATGTCGGGGACAAAGACGTGGACGGAGCCCACGACGACCTCTACCAATGGCTCCGTCAGGACCCGGACCTGCGTGCGTTCGTCCGCCGTGAGTATCCCGCCGCCCCGCCGGACGGGGCCATGGGCGCCCTGGGGGAGCTGATCTCGCTGCTGCTGGCCCCCGGCGGTCCGACGGCGGCCGTGGGCGCGGCCGTCGTGGTGTGGCTCCAGGGACGCCGGGGCAGCCAGACGGTCACCCTCACCCTGCCGGACGGCACCCAGGTCGTGGTCTCCTCCGAGAAGGTGCGCGGGCTGACCGCCGAAGGCACCAGCGAGCTGGCCGAGCGGGTCGCCGCGGCGCTCCGGCAGGAGCGGGACCCCCGCCCGGTGCCGGGAACGCGCGGGGCGGAAGGGCCGGAGGAGGCGCAGGACGCCCGGGATGCAGAGAGGGCCCGGGAGGCAGAAGGGGACCGGGGCGCGGAGCGGGCCCGAGAGCCGGAGGGGTCCCAGGGGGCAGGTGGAATCCGGATGCCGGGAGGCGCCCCGCAGGGCACGGGGCGCGCCGGCCCGTCCGGAGAAGCGGGCTGA